ACGGGCAATTAACATGGCTGCACAAGCAAATAGCATCCATGTGGAGTAAAGATACAGCAGCAAAGACTGAACATCTCAAAAGGATAGTTCTTCCTCTGCCACGCTGTGATCATCTtgacatgattatgtctcaatGGCACACAAAGTAAGGAAAAGTTCATGAATTGAATGACACAATATGAAACTCTTCACTAaaagtctttttctttgttttttaaaaagtaggtTAGAGTTTGTACGGACAATGCCTAAGATAACACATGTTTTTACATGCtaactttgtttttgctgtaaATACAGTGAGTTCAGAGGCAAAACTGTTAATACATGAGCACATCTGTTGTTGCAGACAAAGAAAGAACATTTCTGCTCTTGCTGTGGTTAATAATAAATGGCTCCcctcttttgttttgcagaCTTGCTTCCTGCCTCCTAATCCCAACAGGCCCGTCCTCTCAGCAGATCCCCCCCCGGTGTCGACTCCTTGTGCATTCATGGTGAGTCCTTCCATTTAGCCATCTCAGCCATCTCAGGTGTTCATCTCTGTTTTATGGCACAGCAGACGGACACAGACGCATTAACCCCCCGGCTAAtaactgctgcagctgcacctGCCTCTACTGGCTGTCTGCCCTTATTCATACCTGCATGCACATTCAAACATGTACAGGCGACATTCCGGACTCAGGTGTGTGCTTATGaaacacattattaaaacatacatCTATTAAAATGTACTGGCATATGTTGTGagtacatgcacacatattCCGGTCCTTGCTTTAGCGCaaagaggacatttttcaacaccacggttgcagtgtgtgttgtgtacatTAGCACGTTAGCTGTTTTGACATACTTAGGTGGTGGTGAAGCAAGAAGACCTCTCGCTGGAGGAGGGATTTCAGATAAGTGCAAGAATACGCCCCACTGGTGATGATGGGAACCTGAGAAGCTCCAAATTCTTTTCATGATTTGACACTGTAGCCTTTCATGGTTTGTATATCCATTCTGCGTGCTTATCGCAAAATAATACTGGGATTTTTGCTCGTATTAGAGGGACAGTTCCCCCCAAATCAAATATACACTTTTTTATCTCTCATCTCTCTAGTTCTAGTTATTGATCTATATTTTTATGGTGTGAGTTGCATGGTTTTGAAGATAATGtgcgtagagatgtctgccatCTGCCAATATAATCGGACTAGATGGCACTCGGCTTGTTGTGCTCAAAGTGCCAAAAAATTGCTTGAAAAagctcaacagcaatgtctctttacAGAAAGCATGACCCAAGATAATCCGCAAACCTTGTTCTGGGCAGTTTtgtgtaggaactattttcatTCAACCAAACAATAAACTGTATAACAGCGCAGAAGGAACCATGAATTTATACTCGAATAAACCTTGCACCACTTAGTTAGCTAATGTTACTGTGCAGCAAAGGCGGACGGCATTACTGTTGACACCTTGTGTAGTCCggaaaagaaaatagttcctacatgaaactgctttCAATGAGGCCTGTGGGTTATTTAGAGTAGccaggtcatgatttctggaatcCGAGacattgtctttgttttattggtGGTTTCAGCGCCACAAGTGCCGAGTGCCACATAGTCCCATTaatcagacagagagaaggcaGGCAGAAATCTCTACTGACGatgatatctccaaaactaggcaactcgcATCAAAACCATCCAGAGTGATGAATAGTGCTACAGGTTAGAGGCAAAATATgaatttttgattttggggccAGGGTCTTCTGGAGGACTGCATGTGACAGCGATGTTTGTAGGGGTCGGGAGGGCAGCTGTTTTGAATTGATGAGAGCTGACCACAAGGATGTTAAGGTTGTTCCGATGAGGCTCAGTATAGCTGGGCAGTGTTTTAATATCTACAACTAACAAACAAGGGGGCAAATATCTCGAGCAGTAAAAGCCTAATACAAGGTTCAACTCGTCAATGCAGTcggcttttactttgaagagtCTAATCTGGCATTAATCAGACTATTACTCATTTTGGTTTAAAACCGCTATGACATGAAGTCATGCTTATTTGTGTGTAAAACTACATCACTGCTTATCAAAGTGATACTTGAAAGGAGTTTTATTTCCTGCAGCCTCAGGCAGGTTTCAATTCctcagtgtgttgttgttacAGGCTTAATATTTAAGCCCCTACCTTCATGATTGTGAGGTGAGGAGGAGTTATGGGTAAGTAAGCGAGCTTGCAACTATTAGATATATAGCGGACCATCGATTGTGTCCGCTCCAGGGAGTCTCTGCCTGGGAGGACGAAACTGGGTTTTGACCAACTGAGACACCCAGGGGTGACGTGAGCGCGGTGCAGCTCCTCAGTATAaaagcagccagcagcagtTGGAGTGACAGAGTATGTGCTTGTGCAATGCAACAGGGAGGCTGCCTGTTCTGAGAGGAGAGTTTCTACATCGTCTCCGAATGGGGAAACAGTTAAGGTGAAGAAGAAGTCTTCTTACTTTGGATCAACAAGAGAACACAacttggattaatttgtttttatttgctgcaGTTATGAGTAACAGTCCAGATCAGAGTGATCCTGATCATCTCCATggatttattatttcaaaggTAGGTTAAATATCTTTCATGTACTGGACAAATTGTATGCCCCGAGGCTATCATTCCAAGTGAAGAAActgcaaatataaaattatttaacagaaaaataaataaaagaaaactcatATTAGTTACAAAAATGGATTGGATTTGTAGGAAGGGGAATGCTCATTTACTCAATGGGGCTAGAAAGGTAATGTTTggcattgtgtgtgtatcattatgcatcatcatcatgataatGATTGATCATCAATataattttgtaatttatttagttttataaagttttaatCAACATCTTCATAGCTTTTATGGCTGTAGGCACAGAGCATAGCAtttaagcaaaaacatttttttccaaataataaACAGAGATTCTAACTAAAGAATatagaaaaacatcaataaacatCATATGTaggtaaagaaaaaatagatttaatCAACATgtacaaagaaaatgaaagcttAATCATATTAAGCTAAAGAAAAATTATAATACAACAATGCatacaataaagacaaaaaaaataaacacaaaaccgTATATATTATCACTTTGAAAGCTacatttgatatatatttagcaATACGTCTCTGTGTTTGCATGGTTGTAAAAGTGCCGTTaccatgcagcagcagctgcgGCACTTTTAGAGGAATGTGTGCAGGAGCTTTCAGTGTCAACAACATCTGTCAGAACTTGCTCAGAAAAACTTGAGGCTCTTTGCTCCTGACCTCAAGAGTGGGACGAGAACTCACGTATTGATTTGAAGTTGAGTCACTTTACTGTGAGGAGCTTTGTTTGCCCGTAGAGACGTGCTACCTGTAAGGGACTGTATGAAAATTATTTGTGGGTGGATAAGGAGGACATGGAAAGAAGAGGGTGTTACGAGTTTCAGTGCGCTGACCcctttcttgttcttctttccGGTGTCTTCTCAACCAGAGGAACCACATCAGGCCCGGATCCCAGTGGTGATGCTGGCCATGCAGCGACACAACTCCTCCGGCACTGACGCCTTCCTTCCAATCTGCAACTACACCCCCGTGGTGGAGGCGCGTAATGCCACCCTTCCCGGGAGCAATCCCACGGCCGCCGTCCTCACCATGACTCTGGGCATCCTGTTCAACGTGGTGGCCCTCATCATTCTCGGCAAGGCCTACAACCGATTCCGGCGGCGATCCAAGGCCACGTTCCTCCTCTTCGCCAGCTCCCTGGTGGCTACAGATCTGGCAGGGCACGTTATCCCCGGAGCTCTCGTACTGAGGAGATACTCAGCGGGCACCTGGTCAGCGTCAGACCCCGTCTCCAGTGTTCGAAGTGACCCCCCCAATCCGGACCTGTCTTGTCTGTTTCTGGGAGGTTGCATGGTGTTCTTTGGTCTCTGCCCGCTCTTCCTGGGCTGTGCTATGGCTGCCGAGCGCTGCCTGGGTGTCACCAGGCCTTTGCTCCACGCCCGCCTGGTGACCACGGCGCGGACAAAGATGGCGCTGGCCCTGATCTGGCTGCTGGCTTTGTGCGTGGCCCTCCTACCCTTCTTCAGCCTGGGGGCCTACACTTACCAGTACCCGGGGACTTGGTGCTTCATCAGGGTGATGGAGGACACCAGAGCGACGGACCTGGCCTTTGTCATGCTCTTCTCCGGACTGGCTCTGAGCTCGCTTGCCTCGGCCTTCGTGTGCAACACCGTCAGTGGGATCACGCTGGTGAGGGCCCGGCTAAAGAAAGGGCCCTCCTCCCGACGGTGCTCAGCCGGCTCCCACGACACTGAGATGGTGGTCCAGCTGGTTGGAATCATGATCACCTCCTGCATCTGCTGGAGCCCTCTGCTGGTGAGCGTCGGTGATCACATTTAACAGACATTGAATCATTTCATATTGAAAACCCTTTTTCAGCATAAAATATATCTAGTAAGTTGTTTAAGTGTAGATAACATGTcatcataaacattttattatctattaaGAATCTATTGTAAGTCATCTGCACACCTCCTAAATTCATTCCTGGTCTTGTTTAGGTGAGATTTCATACTCTCTCTTTAATACTCTTTGATTACTCTACATTAATTCTATGCAGCCGATTGATTTTTAATAACAGAACTTTGGTGGATTTTTACATATGGAATACCGGTCCAAAGGACAAAGTGATTAGCAGATTGTTTAAACTTTGCAACTGGTTAGGATTCAAATAATCTGGTTGTGTCATGCTTATTATTGCAACCTCGCAATGGACCTCTCACCCACTTTGGTGGGTGAGAGGTCCAGTTTTGAATTCCACAATAAGTTCAACAGAGTAGCACCACtgtctgcttttgtgtttctttttaaatgcagtcACTCCAGTCTATCCGgaaatttttttaaattaatttttaattcaCAATAATGAGCACTGACCGATTCTGTCCGTGACACCTTTAACATTGAGAAGTTTG
This genomic window from Anoplopoma fimbria isolate UVic2021 breed Golden Eagle Sablefish chromosome 11, Afim_UVic_2022, whole genome shotgun sequence contains:
- the LOC129098536 gene encoding prostaglandin E2 receptor EP1 subtype-like, which produces MLAMQRHNSSGTDAFLPICNYTPVVEARNATLPGSNPTAAVLTMTLGILFNVVALIILGKAYNRFRRRSKATFLLFASSLVATDLAGHVIPGALVLRRYSAGTWSASDPVSSVRSDPPNPDLSCLFLGGCMVFFGLCPLFLGCAMAAERCLGVTRPLLHARLVTTARTKMALALIWLLALCVALLPFFSLGAYTYQYPGTWCFIRVMEDTRATDLAFVMLFSGLALSSLASAFVCNTVSGITLVRARLKKGPSSRRCSAGSHDTEMVVQLVGIMITSCICWSPLLIFGLMSATKSYTCFLDSDRDTYRGLMVTGVRMATCNQILDPWVYILLRRAVLRKIYRITKRQASFKGSTFRSMRWDISPFQSSEKNCVSKI